In one Sulfitobacter sp. LCG007 genomic region, the following are encoded:
- a CDS encoding thiolase — translation MSERTLRGKSAIVGMATAGIGEAPGFSAMELLGQAAVAAVADAGLGLQDIDGVFAATSSHAFPTMSVVEYLGLKPRFFDGTNVGGSSFEMHLLQATMALDAGLCDAALVCYGSNQRTAGGRLVSMSEPQWHETPYNPRHPITAYALAASRHMAQYGTTRAQLADVALAARGWANLNPEAFARGPLTKDEILSARMISDPLSKADCCLVTDGAAACVLVRAERAKDLPGKPVYFLGGGAANHHRSIVAMPDLTTTAAAESGPRAMEMAGVSRAELDLVMVYDAFTINTILFLEDLGFCPKGEGGRFVEDGRIAPGGELAVNTNGGGLSCVHPGMYGLFLIAEAVAQIRGDAGERQIGDCAIALCHGNGGTLSSQCTAILGSQDAL, via the coding sequence ATGAGCGAAAGGACCCTGCGGGGCAAGTCCGCCATCGTCGGCATGGCGACCGCCGGCATCGGCGAGGCACCGGGCTTTTCCGCGATGGAGCTTCTCGGGCAGGCCGCGGTGGCGGCCGTGGCGGATGCCGGACTCGGGCTGCAGGACATCGACGGCGTCTTCGCCGCGACCAGCAGCCACGCCTTTCCGACGATGAGCGTCGTCGAATACCTCGGGCTGAAGCCCAGATTCTTCGATGGCACCAACGTGGGCGGCTCGAGCTTCGAGATGCACCTTCTGCAGGCGACCATGGCGCTGGATGCCGGGCTCTGCGATGCGGCGCTGGTCTGCTACGGCTCGAACCAGCGCACGGCGGGCGGTCGTCTGGTGTCGATGAGCGAGCCGCAGTGGCACGAAACGCCCTACAATCCGCGTCATCCGATCACGGCCTATGCGCTTGCGGCAAGCCGGCACATGGCGCAATACGGCACCACGCGCGCCCAGCTTGCCGACGTGGCCCTCGCCGCGCGCGGCTGGGCGAACCTCAATCCCGAGGCCTTCGCGCGCGGTCCGCTGACGAAGGACGAGATCCTGTCGGCGCGGATGATCTCGGACCCCCTGAGCAAGGCAGATTGCTGTCTCGTGACGGACGGGGCTGCCGCCTGCGTGCTGGTGCGGGCCGAAAGGGCGAAGGATCTGCCGGGCAAGCCGGTCTATTTCCTCGGCGGCGGCGCGGCAAACCATCACCGTTCCATCGTGGCGATGCCTGACCTGACCACCACGGCGGCCGCCGAAAGCGGGCCGCGCGCGATGGAGATGGCCGGGGTAAGCCGGGCGGAACTGGACCTGGTGATGGTCTACGATGCGTTCACCATCAACACGATCCTCTTTCTCGAGGATCTGGGGTTCTGCCCCAAGGGCGAAGGCGGGCGCTTTGTCGAGGACGGGCGTATCGCGCCCGGAGGCGAGCTTGCGGTCAACACGAACGGCGGCGGACTTTCATGCGTGCACCCGGGCATGTACGGACTTTTCCTCATCGCCGAGGCGGTGGCGCAGATCAGGGGCGACGCCGGAGAGCGCCAGATCGGGGATTGCGCCATCGCCCTCTGCCACGGCAATGGCGGAACGCTGTCGAGCCAGTGCACCGCCATCCTCGGGTCGCAGGATGCCCTATGA
- a CDS encoding Zn-ribbon domain-containing OB-fold protein, producing the protein MTDIEPEGLGPQAAYEAHLAAGRFMIQRSGSTGEYLFWPRVVAPSGATDLAWVEARGTGTVHAITVNRARGGDWNVALVDLDEGVRMMSTLPGVETVAIGTRVRARIETTEEGPRVVFDPIPEDPA; encoded by the coding sequence ATGACGGATATCGAACCCGAGGGCCTTGGGCCGCAGGCGGCCTACGAGGCCCATCTCGCGGCGGGGCGATTCATGATCCAGCGGTCCGGGAGCACGGGAGAATACCTGTTCTGGCCCCGCGTGGTCGCGCCGTCCGGGGCGACAGACCTGGCCTGGGTCGAGGCCAGGGGCACGGGGACGGTCCATGCGATCACGGTCAACCGGGCGCGGGGCGGCGACTGGAACGTGGCGCTGGTGGACCTCGATGAGGGCGTGCGGATGATGTCGACCCTTCCCGGTGTCGAAACGGTAGCGATCGGCACTCGGGTCAGGGCGCGGATCGAAACCACGGAAGAGGGCCCGCGCGTGGTCTTCGATCCGATCCCGGAGGACCCGGCATGA
- a CDS encoding PaaI family thioesterase, producing the protein MAKQKPRSLSEMPPQSRFSILLGIEIVTCTPQEVVCTMRVTEDMSNRNGVLHGGALMTLSDTAAGTASFISSPAEISNTTVEAKTNFIRPVTVGDTVTARCEPVHVGRATSVLQVTMTRGDGKVVGVTTQTHLFLGWKD; encoded by the coding sequence ATGGCGAAGCAAAAACCGCGCAGCCTTTCCGAAATGCCGCCGCAGTCGAGGTTCTCGATCCTGCTGGGGATCGAGATCGTCACCTGCACGCCCCAGGAGGTCGTCTGCACCATGCGGGTGACCGAGGATATGTCGAACCGCAACGGCGTGCTGCACGGCGGTGCGCTCATGACGCTGTCGGACACGGCGGCGGGAACGGCCTCCTTCATAAGCAGCCCAGCAGAGATCTCGAACACGACCGTCGAGGCGAAGACGAACTTCATCCGTCCCGTGACGGTGGGCGACACGGTGACCGCCCGTTGCGAGCCTGTGCATGTCGGGCGCGCCACGTCGGTGCTGCAGGTCACCATGACGCGCGGCGACGGCAAGGTCGTGGGCGTGACGACACAGACCCATCTGTTCCTGGGCTGGAAGGACTGA
- a CDS encoding acyl-CoA dehydrogenase family protein has translation MPAGVDGDVFEQLVETVARFARERLIPAERRVEEEDYIPEEIVAEMKEMGLFGLSTPEEFGGIGLNVPQEARLIEALCYASLTFRSLIGTNVGIGSQGIVMDGTQAQKERWLPGIASGDIIASFALTEPDNGSDAGGIRTSARRDGTDYVINGTKRYITNAVRAGVFTVFARTEPDKPGADGVSAFIVPADTPGITVAKPDRKLGQHGTKTSDVIFEDVRVPESAILGGPERLNQGFRTAMKVLDRGRIHIGAMAVGQSQRMLDIATDYALERKQFGKPIGEHQLVQGMLADCQAELHAARALVRATADTFDREGKAVLEASCTKYFCTEAAGRIADRALQIHGGAGYMAEYDIERLYRDIRLLRIYEGTSQIQQLVIARRTLAQRAA, from the coding sequence ATGCCGGCAGGTGTGGATGGCGATGTCTTCGAACAGCTCGTGGAGACGGTGGCGCGGTTCGCGCGCGAGCGGCTGATACCTGCGGAGCGGCGCGTCGAGGAAGAGGACTACATCCCCGAAGAGATCGTTGCCGAGATGAAGGAGATGGGCCTTTTCGGACTGTCCACCCCCGAGGAATTCGGCGGCATCGGTCTGAACGTGCCGCAGGAGGCCCGGCTGATCGAGGCGCTGTGCTACGCGTCGCTGACCTTCCGTTCGCTGATCGGAACCAACGTCGGCATCGGCTCGCAGGGGATCGTGATGGACGGGACGCAGGCGCAGAAGGAGCGCTGGCTGCCCGGCATCGCAAGCGGCGACATCATCGCGTCCTTCGCGCTGACCGAACCCGACAACGGATCCGATGCGGGCGGCATCCGCACCTCCGCGCGGCGCGACGGGACCGATTACGTGATCAACGGCACGAAGCGCTACATCACCAACGCGGTGCGCGCCGGGGTCTTCACGGTCTTCGCGCGGACCGAGCCCGACAAGCCGGGCGCGGATGGTGTCTCTGCCTTCATCGTGCCGGCGGACACGCCCGGCATCACCGTCGCGAAGCCCGACCGCAAGCTGGGCCAGCACGGCACCAAGACCTCGGACGTGATCTTCGAAGACGTCCGCGTGCCCGAAAGCGCCATCCTCGGCGGGCCGGAGCGGCTGAACCAGGGTTTCCGGACCGCCATGAAGGTGCTTGACCGAGGCCGCATCCACATCGGCGCAATGGCCGTGGGCCAGAGCCAGCGCATGCTGGATATCGCGACCGACTATGCGCTCGAGCGAAAGCAGTTCGGCAAGCCGATCGGAGAGCATCAGCTGGTGCAGGGCATGCTGGCCGATTGCCAGGCCGAGCTGCATGCGGCCCGGGCGCTGGTCCGGGCCACGGCAGATACCTTCGATCGCGAGGGCAAGGCGGTACTCGAGGCCTCCTGCACCAAGTACTTCTGCACCGAGGCGGCCGGGCGCATCGCAGACCGGGCGCTCCAAATCCACGGCGGGGCGGGCTACATGGCGGAATACGATATCGAAAGGCTTTACCGCGATATCCGTCTGCTGCGCATCTACGAGGGCACCAGCCAGATCCAGCAGCTGGTCATCGCGCGGCGGACCCTGGCGCAGCGGGCGGCCTGA
- a CDS encoding IclR family transcriptional regulator — protein MRNDMADDAGLKLVPAVQNAMSIMRLLAAQGRPMGATQIARETGLNVSSAFNILRTLSHEGLLSFDPEAKTYRMGMGLLEFAIPLLGANPADVIRPALTAIAQEHRTMIALWQITRTRRIVLTDRFTAPDILHAVLARNSRLPVFSGAVGRCYVAMTGLGKAEAQDGFATVRWQDAPDFESYWSDVLEARESGTAFDRGHLYRGLDIVASLARDAEGVPRLGMSSITIAGQQTEESLAAIARALSGAAAQIERCIFGRPAES, from the coding sequence ATGCGGAATGATATGGCCGACGACGCCGGACTGAAACTCGTACCCGCGGTGCAGAACGCGATGAGCATCATGCGCCTGCTCGCCGCGCAGGGCCGCCCCATGGGCGCGACCCAGATCGCCCGGGAAACCGGGCTCAACGTCTCCTCCGCCTTCAACATCCTGCGCACGCTCAGCCACGAAGGATTGCTCAGCTTCGATCCGGAGGCGAAGACCTACCGCATGGGCATGGGTCTCCTGGAATTCGCGATTCCCCTGCTCGGTGCAAACCCGGCCGACGTGATCCGCCCGGCCCTGACCGCCATCGCGCAGGAGCACCGCACCATGATCGCCCTCTGGCAGATCACGCGGACCCGGCGGATCGTGCTGACGGACCGCTTCACCGCACCCGACATCCTTCACGCGGTGCTTGCCCGCAACAGCCGGCTCCCGGTCTTCTCGGGTGCGGTCGGTCGCTGCTACGTGGCGATGACAGGCCTGGGCAAGGCAGAGGCGCAGGACGGTTTCGCCACCGTCCGCTGGCAGGACGCCCCCGATTTCGAAAGCTACTGGAGCGATGTGCTGGAGGCGCGCGAATCCGGAACGGCGTTCGACCGCGGACATCTCTATCGCGGCCTCGACATCGTCGCGTCGCTGGCGCGGGACGCCGAGGGGGTTCCCCGTCTCGGCATGAGCAGCATTACCATCGCGGGACAGCAGACCGAGGAAAGCCTTGCCGCCATCGCCCGTGCGCTGTCCGGCGCAGCCGCGCAGATCGAACGCTGCATCTTCGGCCGCCCGGCCGAGAGCTGA
- a CDS encoding SDR family NAD(P)-dependent oxidoreductase encodes MPEMKPLEGKVMLVTGAGGGIGRAIAMEAARAGAAVVVNDIGASLDGQRESSAAAQSTVAEIEKAGGRAVANGDDVTDQTGAQAMVKAAVDTFGRLDAVVNNAGILRDGFFHKMTYENFDAVVKVHLYGTFNVSRAAADVMREQGSGSLIHMTSTSGLIGNLAQANYSAAKLGIAALSKSLALDLQRWNIRSNCIAPFAWSRMTSSIKVDSPEQEERVNRMKEMSPEKIAPVALYLASDDGADTTGQIFAVRNNEIFLISQPRPTRSVHRGEGWSLESVRSHAIPALRASYVPLDVSADVFSWDPI; translated from the coding sequence ATGCCTGAAATGAAGCCCCTTGAAGGGAAGGTCATGCTTGTGACCGGCGCGGGCGGCGGAATCGGCCGCGCAATTGCCATGGAAGCCGCCAGAGCCGGGGCGGCGGTGGTGGTCAACGACATCGGGGCCTCGCTCGACGGCCAACGCGAATCGAGCGCCGCGGCACAGTCGACGGTCGCCGAGATCGAGAAGGCGGGCGGGCGCGCCGTCGCCAACGGAGACGACGTCACCGATCAGACCGGCGCGCAGGCGATGGTGAAGGCGGCAGTCGACACGTTCGGGCGCCTGGACGCCGTGGTGAACAACGCCGGGATCCTGCGCGACGGGTTCTTCCACAAGATGACCTACGAGAATTTCGATGCCGTCGTGAAGGTGCATCTCTACGGCACCTTCAACGTGAGCCGCGCCGCGGCGGACGTGATGCGCGAGCAGGGCTCGGGCAGCCTGATCCACATGACCTCGACCTCCGGGCTGATCGGCAACCTCGCGCAGGCGAACTACTCGGCCGCGAAGCTGGGGATCGCCGCCCTGTCGAAATCGCTCGCGCTCGACCTGCAGCGCTGGAACATCCGCTCGAACTGCATCGCGCCCTTCGCCTGGAGCCGGATGACATCCTCGATCAAGGTCGACAGCCCCGAACAGGAAGAGCGCGTGAACCGCATGAAGGAAATGTCACCGGAAAAGATCGCCCCCGTCGCGCTCTATCTCGCCTCGGACGATGGCGCGGACACCACCGGGCAGATCTTCGCGGTCCGCAACAACGAGATCTTCCTCATCTCGCAGCCGCGCCCGACGCGCTCGGTCCATCGGGGAGAAGGCTGGTCGCTCGAAAGCGTCCGCAGCCACGCGATCCCCGCCTTGCGCGCCAGCTATGTTCCGCTGGATGTCTCAGCCGACGTGTTCAGCTGGGATCCGATATGA